One window of Nocardioides dongkuii genomic DNA carries:
- a CDS encoding GAF and ANTAR domain-containing protein → MISVIDLSEFFVEVADTLVDDFDLLDFLDTLTHRAATVSGAAAVGLVLSDRPGRVRFMASSNESGKMLELLQIQNEEGPCRDCLTSGEPVVNADLAHASDRWPTFAPRAIHAGFQSVHAFPMRLRTQVIGALNLFGTEDSRFEPDEIRVVQALADIATIAILQERNLAHAEILTEQLQGALNSRVVIEQAKGALAQADHISTSEAFDLLRSRARSSRRRLVDVANDVLAQLEGRVRP, encoded by the coding sequence ATGATCTCCGTGATCGACCTGTCCGAGTTCTTCGTGGAGGTGGCCGACACCCTCGTCGACGATTTCGACCTCCTCGACTTCCTCGACACCCTCACCCACCGAGCCGCCACCGTGAGCGGCGCCGCCGCGGTCGGCCTCGTGCTGTCCGACCGTCCCGGCCGGGTCCGGTTCATGGCGTCGAGCAACGAGTCGGGAAAGATGCTGGAGCTGCTGCAGATCCAGAACGAGGAAGGCCCCTGCCGGGACTGCCTGACCTCGGGAGAGCCAGTCGTCAACGCGGACCTCGCCCACGCGTCCGACCGGTGGCCCACCTTCGCCCCCCGCGCCATCCACGCCGGGTTCCAGTCGGTCCACGCCTTCCCGATGCGGCTACGGACCCAGGTCATCGGTGCGCTCAACCTGTTCGGCACCGAGGACTCCAGGTTCGAGCCGGACGAGATCCGCGTCGTCCAGGCGCTCGCCGACATCGCCACGATCGCGATCCTGCAGGAACGCAACCTCGCGCATGCCGAGATCCTCACCGAGCAGCTCCAGGGCGCCCTGAACAGCCGCGTCGTGATCGAGCAGGCCAAGGGAGCCCTCGCCCAGGCCGATCACATCTCGACCTCGGAAGCCTTCGACCTCCTCCGCTCTCGCGCCCGGTCGAGCAGGCGACGCCTGGTCGACGTCGCCAACGACGTGCTTGCGCAGCTGGAGGGCCGCGTCCGCCCCTGA
- a CDS encoding GAF and ANTAR domain-containing protein produces the protein MHLVVQDPAGAHRSTPPRKPDLLTDPESVHRRVDELLTRRRPTDPPGVVSALDSLCRTVRDDLDLIGATVSLIPSVGTHTVCAASSPAARRLDEAQFNVGEGPARDAFGARRPVLAADLESTHAQRWPGWIPAALADGVTGVYSFPLHVGAAIFGVLTLYAGERALDQERIVTATAFAELATEILLDGTLPGGDSQWEPDLGRTLERHAYVYQAQGMVMVALGVTLAEALAIMRAHAWANGDDLTELAGEIVAGQFMPSRDIR, from the coding sequence ATGCATCTCGTCGTCCAGGACCCTGCCGGCGCACATCGCTCGACGCCGCCCAGGAAGCCGGACCTGTTGACCGACCCCGAGTCAGTGCACCGCCGCGTCGACGAGCTGTTGACGCGGCGTCGCCCGACGGACCCACCGGGGGTCGTGAGCGCGCTCGACAGCCTGTGCCGGACGGTGCGTGACGACCTCGACCTCATCGGGGCGACGGTCTCCCTGATTCCCAGCGTCGGGACCCACACGGTCTGCGCCGCGTCGTCGCCGGCAGCACGACGGCTCGACGAGGCCCAGTTCAACGTCGGCGAGGGCCCGGCGCGCGATGCCTTCGGCGCACGCCGTCCCGTCCTCGCCGCAGACCTGGAGAGCACCCATGCCCAGCGGTGGCCGGGGTGGATCCCGGCAGCGCTGGCTGACGGCGTGACCGGGGTGTACTCGTTCCCCCTGCACGTCGGCGCCGCCATCTTCGGCGTCCTCACGCTGTACGCCGGCGAGAGGGCGCTGGACCAGGAGCGGATCGTCACGGCGACGGCCTTCGCGGAGCTGGCGACCGAGATCCTGCTGGACGGCACCCTCCCAGGCGGGGATAGTCAATGGGAACCGGATCTCGGAAGAACCCTGGAACGCCACGCGTACGTCTACCAAGCCCAGGGCATGGTGATGGTCGCGCTCGGCGTCACGTTGGCCGAGGCGCTGGCCATCATGAGGGCCCACGCGTGGGCGAACGGCGACGACCTGACCGAGCTGGCCGGCGAGATCGTGGCCGGGCAGTTCATGCCATCGCGGGACATCAGGTGA